A DNA window from Treponema primitia ZAS-1 contains the following coding sequences:
- a CDS encoding HDOD domain-containing protein — protein MDEALNQKIDDYIKNMPSLSTTLSKVLEICNNPHMSPADLNHVISLDPVLMGRVLKLINSAYYGLEQHVTSLVRAIIMLGINTVKNLALSSAVIGQFNPKESQGLDCEGYWRHSLCVGVAAKLIAGKRGVDPSLLEEYFTAGLLHDIGKIPLNGVLPRDYLLAIKDADLKGLSLFQAETENMGTNHNEVGKRVVEAWRIEGALGDAVIHHHNCAEYAGDHKDLLYSVAAANHFASLMKIGFSGDCHPEKIDAVVLETLGLNWEALENIKPIVDNEIEKAQIFLKL, from the coding sequence ATGGATGAAGCCTTAAACCAGAAAATCGATGACTATATAAAGAATATGCCCAGCCTCTCCACCACCCTGTCCAAGGTGTTGGAGATCTGTAATAATCCCCATATGAGTCCGGCGGATCTTAATCATGTAATTTCCCTGGACCCCGTTTTGATGGGCCGGGTGCTCAAGCTTATCAATTCAGCGTACTACGGCCTGGAACAGCATGTTACGAGTCTGGTCCGGGCTATCATCATGCTGGGGATCAACACCGTAAAAAACCTCGCCCTTTCCTCGGCTGTCATTGGGCAATTCAACCCAAAGGAATCTCAGGGGCTTGATTGTGAGGGGTACTGGCGGCATTCACTCTGCGTGGGGGTGGCGGCGAAGCTCATTGCCGGAAAAAGGGGCGTTGATCCCAGTCTGCTGGAGGAGTATTTTACCGCGGGCCTGCTCCACGACATAGGAAAGATACCCCTGAACGGGGTACTGCCCAGGGACTACCTGCTCGCCATCAAGGATGCGGATTTGAAGGGACTCTCCCTGTTCCAGGCGGAAACTGAAAACATGGGGACCAACCATAACGAGGTGGGGAAAAGGGTGGTAGAGGCATGGCGCATTGAGGGCGCCCTGGGGGATGCGGTGATCCACCATCATAATTGTGCCGAATATGCGGGGGATCATAAGGATCTGCTCTACAGTGTTGCTGCGGCTAATCATTTTGCATCACTTATGAAGATAGGTTTTTCCGGAGACTGCCATCCTGAAAAGATTGACGCGGTGGTTTTGGAAACTCTTGGGCTAAACTGGGAAGCGCTTGAAAATATTAAACCCATCGTTGATAACGAAATAGAAAAAGCCCAGATTTTTCTTAAGCTATGA
- a CDS encoding tetratricopeptide repeat protein, whose product MSAQDVQDLTKRARMFLRDGKFTDAVDNLRAALEIDAEYTAAHNLLGIAQSRLGNGKKALAAFRKGKNLDKENPVLHFNLAIALETMEQPDKAVPRYRAAFRLHPGWLEAMNALGLVLFKQEDYAAANRTFSRVLKFDPSNTEALNNKGVVLADQGRHKDAIKKYRAALEIDSKYVNAALNLSRALEDLGNFAESLEELERLADLVPTNWEVRTRLAALYQKLERHDEALDQARAILEKDPDNIHALRIEGAIQGIQGNDEEAKNIFEKITTMNPAEAGTDNYDRFIIEPPESRYWLDLVPPPAAAEAPPVAKAKSTHPGAIALAKAREAKAAAKAAAEGGAPVPAAETPVSEPVPAAEVSAPAPEPVPVAEAPAPDPEPDPVAEVSALAPEPDPAAEVSAPVSASEPETAAAGDLLGLMRYLMTLTEALPDSEQDDFLHSDAHMEMKFIIDTLENPNG is encoded by the coding sequence ATGAGCGCGCAGGATGTACAGGATTTAACAAAGCGGGCCCGAATGTTTCTCCGGGACGGAAAGTTCACGGACGCGGTGGATAATCTGCGGGCCGCCCTTGAGATTGACGCTGAATACACGGCGGCCCATAACCTTTTGGGGATAGCCCAGAGCAGGCTTGGGAACGGGAAGAAGGCCCTCGCCGCTTTCCGTAAGGGGAAAAACCTGGACAAGGAAAACCCGGTCCTGCACTTTAATCTTGCCATTGCTTTGGAGACCATGGAACAGCCGGATAAGGCGGTGCCGCGGTACCGAGCGGCGTTTCGCCTCCACCCCGGTTGGCTTGAAGCCATGAATGCCCTGGGGCTGGTTCTGTTTAAGCAGGAAGACTATGCCGCCGCTAACCGGACTTTCTCCAGGGTTTTGAAATTTGATCCCTCCAATACCGAAGCGTTGAACAACAAAGGTGTGGTCCTGGCGGATCAGGGCCGCCATAAGGACGCCATCAAAAAGTACCGCGCTGCGCTTGAGATAGACAGCAAATATGTCAATGCTGCGTTGAACCTGTCCCGCGCCCTGGAAGATTTGGGCAACTTTGCCGAGTCCCTGGAAGAACTGGAACGTTTGGCGGATCTTGTCCCAACGAATTGGGAGGTCAGAACCCGTCTGGCGGCGCTCTACCAAAAACTGGAACGCCACGATGAAGCTCTGGATCAGGCCCGGGCGATTCTGGAGAAGGACCCTGACAATATCCATGCCCTGCGTATTGAAGGGGCGATCCAGGGCATACAGGGGAACGACGAAGAGGCGAAAAATATTTTTGAAAAAATAACAACCATGAATCCCGCCGAGGCGGGTACCGATAATTACGACCGCTTTATAATCGAGCCCCCCGAGTCCCGGTACTGGCTGGACCTGGTCCCGCCCCCTGCCGCCGCCGAGGCGCCTCCTGTGGCGAAAGCGAAGTCCACCCATCCCGGCGCCATAGCCCTGGCGAAAGCCCGGGAGGCTAAGGCGGCGGCTAAAGCTGCAGCTGAGGGGGGAGCTCCCGTTCCCGCAGCGGAAACGCCGGTATCCGAACCTGTTCCCGCAGCAGAGGTGTCGGCCCCTGCTCCCGAACCGGTTCCCGTAGCGGAAGCGCCAGCACCGGATCCCGAACCGGATCCCGTAGCAGAAGTGTCGGCACTCGCTCCCGAACCGGATCCCGCAGCAGAAGTGTCGGCTCCGGTTTCTGCTTCTGAACCGGAGACCGCAGCAGCGGGTGATTTACTCGGTTTGATGCGATACCTGATGACCCTGACCGAAGCCCTGCCGGATTCGGAGCAGGATGATTTTTTACATAGCGATGCCCATATGGAAATGAAGTTCATCATTGATACTTTGGAAAATCCAAATGGATGA
- a CDS encoding LamG-like jellyroll fold domain-containing protein has protein sequence MRKATVTIGIVIIFLHIAGAVYAIGESTLVLGASSSWNAVDKRTGIAEVSAIRTNPVLTLSSARPGDDPYLDMALSFDEGRPELFTDKTGHYRVSASPALSGVNYRWSRAGTGAALFSGDSPRQALEEMEGPLVISPRSPEALLYSGQHFKDFSIEFWLYPLNMENGEQLLSWSATRQTRQGGKTFQRIQCIAARNRLNWSFLDFFSSPDDGKQMTLNLSGSPVLPRTWSHHLIRFDSDTGLLEYLVDGRLEGVVYATTTGREGGEVYAPMAGDGGTMVLGGRFAGLMDEFRVYSRYNETPLLSKYPLQGGRIETRPLDLGERNSQVLKVEALGGNFSPGGRNPKAGGIMQNEYVGSGRFRFANNSMVQFFIRAADTPYQWADSGWQPFEPGTDFTGDIRGRYVQLAAAFYPSGDGEAAPYLDEIRVVYQRDDPPLPPSMVTALARDGAVDISWRASPDSDVSGYLVYFGTASGEYFGESAILGVSPINVGKRTSVRIDGLKNGVLYYFAVAVYDRSNPANAGVFSREVSARPLRMVE, from the coding sequence ATGAGAAAAGCAACAGTTACAATCGGTATAGTCATTATTTTTTTGCATATTGCGGGGGCCGTGTACGCTATCGGGGAAAGTACCCTGGTGTTGGGGGCGTCGTCGTCCTGGAATGCGGTGGATAAACGGACGGGGATCGCCGAGGTTTCCGCCATTCGGACAAACCCCGTACTGACCCTCTCCTCAGCCCGGCCCGGGGACGATCCCTACCTGGATATGGCCCTGTCATTTGATGAGGGGAGGCCGGAGCTGTTTACCGATAAGACCGGCCATTACCGGGTGAGCGCTTCCCCGGCCCTGAGCGGGGTAAATTACCGCTGGTCCCGGGCAGGAACCGGGGCGGCCCTTTTCTCCGGCGATTCTCCCCGGCAAGCCCTAGAGGAAATGGAAGGCCCCCTGGTTATCAGCCCCCGTTCACCGGAGGCGCTGCTCTATTCGGGCCAGCATTTTAAGGATTTCAGCATAGAGTTCTGGCTTTATCCCCTCAATATGGAAAACGGCGAACAGCTGCTCTCCTGGAGCGCAACCCGGCAGACCAGGCAGGGGGGAAAGACCTTTCAGCGTATACAGTGTATTGCGGCGAGGAACCGGCTTAACTGGTCTTTTCTGGATTTTTTCAGTTCCCCCGATGACGGCAAACAGATGACCCTTAACCTGAGCGGTTCCCCGGTGCTTCCCCGGACCTGGAGCCACCACCTTATCCGCTTTGATTCTGATACGGGCCTCCTGGAATACCTGGTGGACGGACGCCTTGAAGGGGTGGTCTATGCAACCACCACCGGCCGGGAAGGGGGCGAAGTCTACGCTCCCATGGCGGGCGATGGGGGAACCATGGTCCTGGGCGGACGTTTTGCCGGACTTATGGACGAATTCCGGGTCTACAGCCGGTATAACGAAACCCCCCTGCTATCCAAATATCCCCTTCAGGGCGGACGTATAGAAACGAGACCCCTGGATTTGGGTGAACGGAACAGCCAGGTTTTGAAGGTGGAAGCCCTGGGGGGCAATTTCTCTCCCGGCGGCCGGAATCCCAAGGCCGGGGGCATCATGCAGAATGAATATGTCGGTTCCGGAAGGTTCCGCTTTGCTAATAATTCTATGGTACAGTTTTTTATCCGGGCGGCGGATACCCCCTACCAGTGGGCTGATTCGGGATGGCAGCCCTTTGAACCGGGAACGGATTTTACCGGGGATATCCGGGGCCGGTATGTCCAGTTGGCGGCGGCCTTCTACCCAAGCGGTGATGGGGAGGCTGCGCCCTACCTGGACGAGATCCGGGTGGTGTACCAGCGGGACGATCCGCCCCTGCCTCCTTCCATGGTGACCGCCTTGGCAAGGGACGGCGCGGTGGACATTTCCTGGAGGGCCAGTCCTGACTCGGATGTAAGCGGATATCTGGTGTATTTCGGCACCGCGTCCGGGGAATATTTTGGAGAAAGTGCTATACTTGGAGTATCGCCAATAAATGTTGGGAAGAGAACTTCCGTCCGTATTGACGGCCTAAAAAACGGCGTACTGTACTATTTCGCCGTGGCAGTCTATGATCGGTCGAACCCTGCAAACGCAGGGGTGTTCTCCCGGGAAGTATCGGCCCGCCCCTTAAGGATGGTTGAATGA